In Pseudocalidococcus azoricus BACA0444, a single genomic region encodes these proteins:
- a CDS encoding 3'(2'),5'-bisphosphate nucleotidase CysQ family protein — protein MTPVSLAELTRINQALRDAGQLAQTLATQPFEIIEKGKHDFATSIDCQLDDILSQQFQAWFPADGIITEENPDSRIQFHQNYERLWLIDPLDGTDDLIRLQRNYSVMVGLWQEGAPRAGWVYDPAADQLFYGGPSWGLWQSNGNDPAFPLKPSPPPHPTPDQAPLMIGYKDFQAYGAAIQQAIPETQFHFLGSFGLKVLQVITGQVGLYLYLNKRVKLWDTTAPLALAQAAGLICCDLTGEPLRFSADSLEHETLTHDQTILVGWPNYIDCFRERLQLAIESV, from the coding sequence ATGACTCCCGTATCCTTAGCAGAACTAACTCGCATTAACCAGGCCCTCCGAGATGCAGGACAACTGGCCCAAACCCTCGCCACACAGCCCTTTGAGATTATTGAAAAAGGCAAGCATGATTTTGCCACCAGTATTGATTGCCAACTCGATGATATCCTCAGCCAACAGTTCCAGGCCTGGTTTCCAGCCGATGGGATCATCACCGAGGAAAATCCCGACTCTCGAATCCAATTTCATCAAAACTATGAACGGCTCTGGTTAATTGATCCCCTCGATGGCACTGATGACCTGATTCGCCTCCAACGGAACTATTCAGTCATGGTTGGCCTATGGCAAGAGGGCGCACCCCGGGCAGGCTGGGTTTATGATCCGGCGGCTGATCAACTCTTTTATGGCGGGCCAAGCTGGGGCCTGTGGCAAAGTAATGGCAACGATCCTGCTTTTCCCTTAAAACCTAGTCCCCCACCCCACCCCACCCCCGACCAGGCCCCGTTGATGATTGGTTACAAAGATTTCCAGGCCTATGGGGCAGCGATTCAACAGGCCATTCCCGAAACCCAGTTTCATTTTCTTGGTAGCTTTGGTCTCAAGGTCTTACAGGTCATTACCGGCCAAGTGGGTTTATATCTCTATCTCAATAAGCGAGTCAAACTCTGGGATACCACCGCCCCCCTAGCCTTGGCCCAAGCCGCCGGCCTGATTTGCTGTGACTTGACGGGAGAACCCTTGCGATTTAGTGCCGATAGCTTGGAGCATGAAACCCTGACCCATGATCAAACCATTCTGGTCGGTTGGCCCAACTATATTGATTGTTTCCGGGAACGCCTCCAACTGGCCATTGAATCTGTCTAA
- the larB gene encoding nickel pincer cofactor biosynthesis protein LarB codes for MGHLESLRELLTAVAQGSVSPDQAWDKLKYLSYEPVGNFAKLDHHRAIRTGFPEVIWGPGKTTAQLVEIFQAMRAHHPCVMATRITAEVFGELNAILRDLYYFPAARICSTADVAMPRFPGTIGLLAAGTADLAVAEEAAITAGLHGFAIQRFWDVGVAGIHRLLSVREQLNQAQVLIVVAGMEGALASVVAGLVDVPVIAVPTSIGYGASFGGLAPLLTMLNSCAPGIGVVNIDNGFGAAVLAGQIIRAATKLPH; via the coding sequence ATGGGGCATCTAGAATCATTGCGGGAATTGCTGACGGCTGTAGCCCAAGGATCGGTGTCTCCAGACCAGGCCTGGGATAAGCTGAAATATTTATCCTACGAACCAGTGGGAAATTTTGCCAAGCTGGATCATCATCGGGCCATCCGTACAGGCTTTCCCGAAGTGATTTGGGGCCCAGGTAAAACAACTGCCCAACTGGTTGAGATTTTCCAGGCCATGCGGGCCCATCATCCCTGTGTCATGGCCACGCGGATCACGGCTGAGGTCTTTGGGGAACTCAATGCGATCTTACGCGATCTTTATTATTTTCCAGCGGCTCGGATTTGTAGCACCGCAGATGTGGCTATGCCGAGATTTCCGGGCACTATTGGCCTGTTAGCAGCCGGAACCGCAGATTTAGCTGTAGCCGAAGAAGCCGCCATCACTGCCGGGTTACATGGGTTTGCCATTCAGCGGTTTTGGGATGTGGGGGTGGCTGGGATTCACCGTCTCTTGAGTGTCCGCGAACAATTAAACCAGGCCCAGGTGTTGATTGTGGTGGCGGGGATGGAGGGGGCCTTAGCCAGTGTTGTCGCTGGATTGGTGGATGTGCCCGTGATTGCAGTCCCGACCAGTATTGGCTATGGGGCCAGTTTTGGCGGCTTGGCTCCGTTGTTGACGATGTTAAACTCCTGTGCACCGGGAATTGGGGTCGTCAATATTGATAATGGCTTTGGGGCAGCAGTCTTGGCAGGACAAATTATCCGAGCGGCAACGAAGCTCCCTCATTGA
- a CDS encoding tetratricopeptide repeat protein, whose product MWPKRTDLQKAWRYFQAQRWQEAEQIAQKAIKERPQAEAYYLLGLIASKAEDWLNARRQFQKAVDLDPWYAPAQYSLGLLLHQLGLTVAAIPHYTKAVEIKPDWAEAQINLGNAHLDLAQLDQAIQSYQAALTAQPDAATAMFNMGTAFQAKGLLTEALACYEQALQFNPQDSDAHNNLGSLYVEMNRYPEALGHFDQALTVDPHHVKAAFNRGRIFQQQQQMDQAAEIYQQVLELEPDLVAARLELAHIYLGQGRYDLAMGAYQTCLKYDRNLAMAHNGLGTTLLEQGHLEPALQAFDQACQLSPEDGDIRLNRAMTLLLKGDYKRGWAEYEWRWQHSQATLHSFEQPAWDGQPLEGRTLLIYAEQGLGDVIQFSRYLPWLQTLGGPILLETPLPLYRLLQPLNSHFTRIPQGQPLPKFDCHAPLLSLPFLLGLETIPPPLSLLTTSGLEVSRVSGYPQEAAENLRVGLVWQTSAHSPTAPKRSCPLELLLPLASIPEISLFSLQKDITLAEGTQLAQAGIFDCSPHLEDFADTAAWLRHLDLVISVDTAVAHLSGSLGMPTAILLPFIPDWRWQLKRPDSPWYPTVQLFRQTQANAWQTVIPQIKDLILRGISMKKSRMTKI is encoded by the coding sequence ATGTGGCCCAAACGTACCGATCTCCAAAAGGCATGGCGTTATTTCCAGGCCCAACGCTGGCAGGAGGCTGAACAAATTGCCCAAAAAGCAATCAAAGAACGCCCCCAGGCCGAGGCCTATTATTTGTTGGGGTTAATTGCCAGCAAAGCTGAAGATTGGTTAAATGCCCGCCGTCAGTTTCAAAAAGCGGTGGATTTGGATCCCTGGTATGCCCCGGCCCAATACTCCTTGGGATTACTCCTCCATCAGTTGGGTTTGACCGTAGCGGCGATTCCCCATTACACCAAGGCCGTGGAAATTAAGCCGGATTGGGCCGAGGCGCAGATCAATTTGGGAAATGCCCATCTAGATTTGGCCCAGTTAGATCAGGCGATTCAGAGTTACCAAGCGGCCTTAACGGCTCAACCCGATGCTGCCACAGCGATGTTTAACATGGGCACGGCCTTTCAGGCTAAAGGGTTATTGACGGAAGCCCTGGCCTGTTATGAACAAGCCCTGCAATTTAATCCCCAAGATAGTGATGCCCATAACAACCTGGGCAGTTTGTATGTGGAAATGAATCGCTATCCGGAAGCCTTGGGGCACTTTGACCAGGCCTTGACAGTTGATCCCCACCATGTCAAAGCAGCCTTTAATCGCGGGCGGATTTTCCAGCAACAGCAACAAATGGATCAGGCGGCCGAAATTTATCAACAGGTCTTGGAGCTTGAACCGGATTTGGTGGCGGCCCGCTTAGAACTAGCCCACATTTACCTTGGACAAGGTCGCTATGACTTGGCAATGGGGGCCTATCAAACCTGCTTAAAATATGACCGCAACTTAGCAATGGCCCACAATGGCCTGGGCACAACCCTCCTCGAACAGGGACATTTAGAACCCGCCCTGCAAGCCTTTGACCAGGCCTGTCAACTCAGTCCCGAAGATGGGGATATTCGCTTGAACCGGGCGATGACGTTACTCCTGAAGGGGGATTACAAACGGGGTTGGGCGGAATATGAATGGCGCTGGCAACACTCACAGGCAACCTTGCACAGTTTTGAGCAACCGGCCTGGGATGGGCAACCCCTAGAAGGACGCACCCTCCTGATTTATGCCGAACAGGGCCTGGGAGATGTGATTCAATTTAGTCGCTACTTACCCTGGCTGCAAACCTTGGGTGGCCCCATCCTCTTGGAAACGCCCTTACCCCTCTATCGCCTTTTGCAGCCCTTAAATTCTCACTTTACCCGGATCCCCCAGGGACAGCCCCTACCCAAATTTGACTGTCATGCCCCCTTGCTAAGTCTGCCGTTTCTTTTGGGCTTAGAAACCATTCCCCCACCCCTTTCTCTCTTGACAACATCGGGTTTAGAGGTCAGTCGGGTTAGCGGTTATCCCCAAGAAGCAGCCGAGAATCTCCGGGTAGGCCTGGTTTGGCAGACTAGTGCCCACAGTCCAACTGCCCCCAAACGTTCCTGCCCCCTGGAGTTACTTCTTCCCCTCGCCTCCATACCAGAGATCTCCCTGTTCAGTTTACAAAAGGACATAACATTGGCTGAAGGGACTCAATTGGCCCAAGCTGGAATCTTTGACTGTTCCCCCCACCTGGAGGATTTTGCGGATACGGCGGCCTGGCTGAGACATTTAGATTTAGTCATTAGTGTCGATACCGCAGTGGCCCATTTGTCAGGCTCTTTGGGGATGCCCACTGCTATTTTGCTGCCCTTTATCCCCGATTGGCGCTGGCAATTAAAACGTCCCGACTCGCCTTGGTATCCGACTGTGCAACTGTTCCGGCAAACCCAGGCCAATGCTTGGCAAACGGTCATACCTCAGATCAAAGACTTAATATTGAGGGGCATTTCTATGAAAAAATCGAGGATGACTAAAATTTAA
- a CDS encoding PadR family transcriptional regulator, with protein sequence MKLDDIYQFFKQPPPVYLSKEVAVCYVLYTLVEKGDSYGTALIQSIETDYPLYRLSDTVLYSALKFLEDDGIISGYWKKVEGRGRPRRMYHVVPEKDELAKDLAKLWLTYLQDESTFEKSSKSRK encoded by the coding sequence ATGAAACTGGATGACATTTATCAGTTTTTTAAGCAACCGCCGCCGGTGTATTTGAGCAAGGAAGTCGCGGTCTGTTATGTGCTTTACACCTTGGTGGAAAAAGGTGACTCCTACGGCACAGCCCTGATTCAATCCATCGAAACTGACTATCCCCTTTATCGTCTCTCTGATACGGTGCTATACAGTGCCTTAAAGTTTCTGGAGGATGACGGGATTATCAGTGGCTATTGGAAAAAAGTTGAAGGGCGGGGGCGGCCGCGGCGGATGTATCATGTGGTTCCAGAAAAAGACGAGTTAGCCAAAGATCTAGCCAAACTCTGGTTGACCTATCTCCAAGATGAAAGCACGTTTGAAAAGTCCTCAAAAAGCCGCAAGTAA
- a CDS encoding thioredoxin family protein, whose protein sequence is MARTESTMLELGIPAPDFALPDVVTGNIISLSSFAHEKALLVMFICRHCPYVKHVEVELAKIGLDYKGQGLGIVAISANDAAAYPDDSPASLKEMAETLGFVFPLCYDETQKVAQAYTAACTPDFFLFDSDRKLAYRGQLDESRPRNDAPVTGKDLRAAIDQVLADQIPDPHQIPSLGCNIKWIPGNEPDYYG, encoded by the coding sequence ATGGCCCGGACAGAATCAACCATGCTGGAACTCGGCATCCCAGCCCCAGATTTTGCCTTGCCTGATGTTGTGACGGGAAACATCATTAGCCTCAGTAGTTTTGCCCATGAAAAAGCCCTCTTGGTGATGTTCATTTGCCGCCATTGCCCCTATGTCAAGCACGTGGAGGTAGAATTGGCCAAAATTGGCCTGGATTACAAGGGCCAGGGCCTGGGAATTGTGGCGATCAGTGCCAATGATGCGGCGGCTTACCCGGATGATAGTCCTGCTTCTTTGAAAGAGATGGCCGAAACATTAGGCTTTGTGTTCCCCCTCTGCTATGACGAAACCCAAAAAGTGGCCCAGGCCTACACCGCCGCCTGTACTCCAGATTTCTTTCTCTTTGATTCTGACCGGAAGTTAGCCTATCGGGGACAGTTAGATGAGAGCCGCCCCCGCAATGACGCGCCTGTGACGGGGAAAGACTTACGAGCTGCCATTGATCAGGTCTTAGCCGATCAAATCCCCGATCCCCATCAAATTCCCAGCCTGGGGTGCAATATTAAATGGATTCCGGGCAACGAACCTGATTACTACGGTTAA
- a CDS encoding energy transducer TonB, with protein sequence MLPGPLQDPHRLGLIASLGFHGLLFLTVFIPTPPERSPEIAETVDLVTLSPTQTALLPSLTPLVPDELPNLSQTIAGLGEEFALPPISFDALPPLPPLPALTPLPSFSQLPPPIYAPFPSVVTRPRLSQSPPLPPTIRTLPDGPSDVAVAPDLVAPSPNETPNAVTSPTDDQQALSGLSRWISQARSSINGAVISLNFTAKLEPPYPAGACADQLQGRVAVAVLITPEGRLASTSAASGFSQNPQLIRSSGHGVLDQVAVRTVAAQSFPSGGQYQALLYTLDFVYNPAVCGQPPRPASPTSPEASPTPTVSPSIAPTPTTPPLPAAENQLVPSPPPAETTPTPEASPTPQTSPTENNPN encoded by the coding sequence ATGTTGCCGGGCCCATTACAAGATCCCCATCGCCTAGGCTTAATTGCCTCCTTGGGGTTTCACGGCCTGTTGTTTCTGACGGTGTTCATTCCCACGCCGCCTGAGCGCAGCCCAGAGATTGCCGAGACGGTGGATCTCGTGACCCTTTCTCCCACCCAAACGGCCCTGCTGCCGTCCTTAACGCCCCTGGTGCCAGACGAATTACCCAACTTGAGTCAAACCATTGCCGGCCTGGGTGAGGAATTTGCTTTACCCCCCATCAGCTTTGATGCCTTACCCCCACTGCCGCCGTTACCGGCCTTGACTCCCTTACCGAGCTTTAGCCAACTGCCCCCCCCCATCTATGCCCCCTTTCCCTCTGTGGTGACACGGCCCCGCCTCAGCCAATCTCCCCCCCTCCCCCCAACGATTCGCACCCTACCTGATGGCCCCAGTGATGTGGCTGTGGCCCCTGATTTAGTTGCCCCCAGTCCCAATGAAACTCCTAACGCGGTCACTTCGCCCACGGATGATCAGCAGGCCCTTTCCGGCTTGTCTCGGTGGATTTCCCAGGCCCGGAGCAGCATTAATGGGGCTGTGATTAGCCTAAACTTTACTGCCAAGTTGGAGCCGCCCTATCCCGCCGGGGCCTGTGCGGATCAGTTACAAGGACGGGTGGCTGTGGCTGTTCTTATCACTCCAGAAGGTCGGTTGGCCAGTACCTCCGCAGCCTCTGGGTTCAGTCAAAATCCCCAGTTAATTCGCTCCAGTGGCCATGGGGTGCTCGATCAAGTGGCAGTTCGCACGGTGGCAGCCCAAAGTTTTCCCAGTGGTGGACAATACCAGGCCCTACTTTATACCCTCGATTTTGTCTATAACCCAGCCGTTTGTGGACAACCTCCCCGCCCTGCCAGCCCAACTTCCCCAGAGGCTTCGCCCACGCCGACGGTTAGCCCCAGCATTGCACCCACCCCGACAACTCCACCTCTACCCGCCGCAGAAAATCAACTCGTCCCCAGCCCACCCCCAGCCGAGACCACCCCCACCCCAGAGGCCAGTCCCACTCCCCAAACGAGTCCGACCGAGAATAATCCGAATTAG
- a CDS encoding uracil-DNA glycosylase — MSEPEPLQTSLFDLVTPSPDVLDQPPITAVTPNSPQIPPTDYAQIPNSATIAIPPGTYASLNELTTHCQACQRCELSQTRTHVVISRGNPEADLMIIGEGPGQTEDETGLPFVGRAGQLLEKILASVNLDSDKDVYICNIVKCRPPGNRVPTLAESNACRPYLLEQIRLVDPKIILLTGATAVKGVTGDTRGITKIRGTWIEWEGRLCMPILHPAYLLRNPSREVGGPKWLMWQDIQAVQAKLQSLSPDHSVNH, encoded by the coding sequence ATGAGTGAACCTGAACCCCTGCAAACGAGCCTCTTTGATCTAGTTACCCCATCCCCAGACGTTCTAGATCAACCACCAATCACGGCCGTTACACCAAATTCACCCCAAATTCCTCCCACCGACTACGCCCAAATTCCCAACTCTGCCACAATTGCCATTCCCCCCGGAACCTATGCCAGCCTGAACGAATTAACCACCCATTGCCAGGCCTGTCAGCGGTGTGAACTCAGCCAAACCCGTACCCATGTGGTGATTAGTCGCGGTAACCCCGAAGCAGATTTAATGATCATTGGCGAGGGGCCTGGGCAAACGGAAGATGAAACCGGACTCCCCTTTGTCGGGCGGGCGGGACAACTCTTAGAAAAAATCCTCGCATCCGTGAATCTAGACAGCGACAAAGATGTGTATATCTGCAATATCGTCAAATGTCGTCCGCCGGGAAATCGGGTTCCCACCCTGGCCGAGTCCAACGCTTGCCGCCCCTACCTTTTAGAGCAAATTCGCCTCGTGGATCCCAAAATTATTTTGCTGACTGGAGCCACTGCAGTTAAGGGAGTGACCGGGGATACTCGCGGGATTACCAAGATTCGCGGCACCTGGATTGAATGGGAGGGCCGTCTCTGTATGCCCATTCTTCACCCTGCCTATCTGTTGCGAAACCCCAGCCGAGAGGTGGGCGGGCCCAAATGGTTAATGTGGCAAGATATCCAAGCAGTCCAGGCCAAGTTACAATCCCTCAGCCCAGACCACTCTGTTAATCACTAA
- a CDS encoding RDD family protein, protein MSELARQYPDYFPARPWKRVIATGIDGAMVWVLSAVAAVPGQAIQWGQILVFLLAWWVLRVAVVYRNKGQSLGHWLMDLRVIDQRGRTPLLQRLTQREGILGGLVLLALVAVDSGLGFAILLLVAPVIVDCSWAWINPRHNTLHDLISQTEIVVAYRGFSLDRKLIRLSQQIRAQRSK, encoded by the coding sequence ATGAGTGAACTTGCCCGCCAATATCCAGATTATTTTCCCGCCCGGCCTTGGAAACGGGTCATTGCCACAGGGATTGATGGGGCCATGGTCTGGGTCTTGAGTGCGGTTGCCGCGGTTCCAGGCCAAGCGATTCAATGGGGGCAAATCTTGGTCTTTCTCCTCGCCTGGTGGGTCTTACGGGTCGCGGTGGTTTACCGCAATAAGGGCCAGAGCTTGGGGCATTGGTTAATGGATCTGCGGGTTATTGATCAACGGGGACGCACGCCGCTGCTGCAACGCTTGACCCAACGGGAGGGAATCTTAGGCGGGTTGGTTTTATTAGCCTTGGTGGCAGTGGACAGTGGCCTGGGGTTTGCCATCCTGTTGTTGGTCGCGCCGGTGATTGTGGACTGTAGCTGGGCCTGGATTAATCCCCGTCATAATACTCTCCACGACTTAATTTCACAGACAGAGATCGTGGTCGCCTATCGGGGGTTTTCCCTTGATCGTAAACTCATTCGCCTAAGTCAACAGATTCGCGCACAACGCAGTAAATAA
- a CDS encoding TMEM165/GDT1 family protein yields MLTAFTAGLLLITVSEIGDKTFFIGVILATRHPKRWVFLGAWLALSLMTILSVLMGQVLALLPPQYTRYGAIGLFMFFGLRLLYQAWKMPAQGVAAETAEAEELVEKAEKEMSPRQANSAWAIVGEAFTLTFLAEWGDRTQIATLTLAAAQNPWGVALGAITGHGISTLIAVVGGGLLAGRISERNITLLGGILFLIFAMVMWVEGI; encoded by the coding sequence ATGCTAACGGCTTTCACTGCGGGACTTTTGCTGATTACGGTTTCCGAAATTGGCGATAAAACTTTTTTCATTGGGGTGATTCTTGCGACCCGCCACCCTAAACGTTGGGTATTTCTTGGGGCCTGGCTAGCCTTATCCCTGATGACGATTCTTTCGGTGCTGATGGGACAAGTTTTAGCTCTGTTGCCGCCTCAATATACTCGCTATGGGGCAATTGGCTTGTTTATGTTTTTTGGCTTGCGGTTGCTTTACCAGGCCTGGAAAATGCCCGCCCAAGGAGTCGCTGCTGAAACGGCTGAAGCTGAAGAACTGGTGGAAAAGGCGGAAAAAGAGATGAGTCCGCGTCAGGCTAACTCGGCTTGGGCGATTGTCGGTGAGGCTTTTACCTTGACATTTCTGGCGGAATGGGGCGACCGGACTCAAATTGCAACGCTCACCTTGGCTGCGGCCCAAAATCCCTGGGGGGTGGCCTTAGGGGCAATTACTGGCCATGGAATTTCCACCTTGATTGCGGTGGTCGGGGGTGGTCTCTTGGCGGGGCGGATTTCCGAGCGGAACATTACCCTCTTGGGGGGCATCCTATTTCTTATCTTTGCTATGGTGATGTGGGTTGAGGGTATTTAG
- a CDS encoding twin-arginine translocase TatA/TatE family subunit, whose amino-acid sequence MFNLGWPEVAIAVVVAIVIFGPQKLPELGRSLAKTFLGFKSEIQPGPTRKPDDDPA is encoded by the coding sequence ATGTTTAATTTGGGTTGGCCTGAGGTGGCGATTGCGGTGGTGGTGGCCATTGTTATTTTCGGCCCGCAGAAACTCCCAGAATTGGGTCGCTCCTTAGCTAAGACTTTTTTGGGATTTAAGTCCGAAATTCAACCCGGCCCTACCCGTAAACCCGATGATGATCCGGCCTAA
- the era gene encoding GTPase Era produces the protein MLIPQAPPDYRSGFIAIIGRPNVGKSTLMNQLIGQKVAITSPVAQTTRNRLRGILTTAAAQLIFVDTPGIHKPHHSLGQVLVSNAKLAINAVDVILFVVDGSVKAGNGDRYIAELLKTATIPVILGQNKTDRLTDPGPVAATYQELAQTYGWQSSAFSALTETGLPELQQQLVTLLPPGPYYYPPDLVTDQPERFIMGELIREQILAQTRDEVPHSVAVTIEQVVEEPKITKVLASIYVERPSQKAIIIGKGGLMLKAIGTEARAQMQKLILGPVYLELFVKVRTRWRQSKIHLAELGYRVESD, from the coding sequence GTGTTAATTCCCCAGGCCCCGCCAGACTACCGATCTGGGTTTATTGCGATTATCGGCCGGCCCAACGTTGGCAAATCCACTCTCATGAACCAACTCATTGGTCAAAAGGTCGCGATCACCTCCCCGGTGGCCCAAACAACCCGGAATCGCCTGCGAGGAATTTTAACCACTGCGGCAGCCCAATTGATTTTTGTTGATACCCCTGGGATCCACAAACCCCACCATTCCCTTGGGCAAGTCCTTGTCAGTAATGCCAAACTCGCCATCAACGCGGTGGATGTGATTTTATTTGTGGTGGATGGTTCTGTGAAGGCTGGTAATGGAGATCGCTACATTGCCGAGTTGCTCAAAACGGCGACAATCCCAGTGATTTTAGGCCAAAACAAAACCGACCGCCTGACGGACCCCGGCCCCGTTGCCGCCACCTATCAGGAACTCGCGCAAACCTATGGTTGGCAATCCTCAGCCTTTTCAGCCTTGACAGAGACTGGCTTACCGGAATTACAACAGCAGTTGGTTACTCTCTTACCCCCAGGCCCCTATTATTACCCCCCCGATCTGGTCACCGATCAACCCGAGCGATTTATCATGGGCGAACTAATTCGAGAGCAAATCTTAGCCCAAACCCGGGATGAAGTGCCCCATTCTGTAGCTGTAACCATTGAGCAGGTTGTGGAAGAACCCAAAATCACCAAAGTCCTGGCCAGCATTTATGTGGAACGGCCCTCCCAAAAAGCGATCATCATTGGCAAAGGGGGACTAATGCTCAAGGCCATCGGCACCGAGGCGCGGGCCCAAATGCAAAAACTCATCCTTGGGCCAGTCTATTTAGAACTATTTGTCAAAGTCCGCACTCGCTGGCGACAATCCAAAATTCATCTAGCAGAACTCGGTTATCGGGTTGAATCGGACTAA
- a CDS encoding B12-binding domain-containing radical SAM protein, with protein MNALLLYPQFPQSFWSYDRFMKLAGLKAVIPPLGIITVAALLPEDWEIRFFDRNVGCESEADWAWCDLVILSAMLVQKPDFQALIHKAVQLGKPVAVGGPYPTSVPEDALAAGANFLVLDEGEMTVPQFLAAWNRGETQGVFRSLEKPDVSQSPRPRFDLLQRNAYLMMAIQFSRGCPFNCEFCDIISLYGRKPRTKEPEQALAELQTLYDLGWRGSLFVVDDNFIGNQRNVKRFLRTLIPWMKSHHYPFAFITEASVNLAEDDELLQLMREAGFYAVFLGIETPDQDSLQVARKVQNTRNPLIAACQKINEAGLLIYAGFILGFDGERSGAGERIQAFVAQTNIPQPMLGILQALPNTALWDRLKQEHRLVESNSPLTGDQNTLMNFIPTRPVADIAREYVSGFWTMYEPRHYLRRCLYQCLQIRSPQNRKQVMQFSLSQGLRLIMQLIWHQGLRRSEIRGQFWVQLWIIISKKPEVLHLYLGLCAAGEHFWDYRELARQRLTQQLGYDPIAVNFST; from the coding sequence ATGAACGCTCTGTTACTCTATCCTCAATTTCCCCAGTCCTTCTGGTCATACGACCGATTTATGAAATTGGCGGGCTTGAAGGCTGTGATTCCACCCTTGGGAATTATTACCGTTGCCGCGCTCTTACCTGAAGACTGGGAGATACGATTTTTTGATCGGAATGTTGGCTGTGAATCGGAGGCTGACTGGGCCTGGTGTGATTTAGTGATTCTTTCGGCCATGTTGGTGCAAAAACCCGATTTCCAGGCCTTGATTCATAAGGCAGTGCAGTTGGGAAAACCCGTTGCCGTCGGTGGCCCATACCCCACCTCTGTCCCTGAAGATGCCTTGGCCGCAGGCGCTAATTTCCTCGTTTTAGATGAAGGGGAAATGACGGTGCCCCAGTTTCTCGCGGCCTGGAATCGGGGGGAAACCCAGGGTGTATTTCGGTCTCTAGAAAAACCCGATGTTAGCCAAAGTCCCCGGCCCCGTTTTGATCTGCTGCAACGAAATGCTTATTTAATGATGGCCATCCAGTTTTCCCGCGGTTGCCCCTTTAACTGTGAATTTTGCGATATTATCTCCCTCTATGGCCGTAAACCTCGCACCAAAGAACCGGAACAAGCTCTGGCGGAGTTACAAACCTTGTATGACTTGGGTTGGCGGGGCTCGCTCTTTGTGGTGGATGATAATTTTATTGGCAACCAGCGAAATGTCAAACGATTTCTCCGCACCTTGATTCCGTGGATGAAGTCACACCACTATCCCTTTGCCTTTATTACTGAAGCATCGGTTAATCTGGCCGAAGATGATGAACTACTCCAACTGATGCGGGAAGCCGGATTCTATGCGGTTTTTCTCGGCATTGAAACCCCAGATCAAGACAGTTTACAGGTCGCGCGTAAAGTCCAAAATACCCGTAACCCTTTGATTGCAGCTTGCCAAAAAATTAACGAGGCAGGTTTGTTGATTTATGCCGGATTTATTTTGGGGTTTGATGGGGAACGCAGCGGGGCCGGTGAGCGGATCCAGGCCTTTGTTGCCCAAACCAACATTCCCCAGCCAATGTTAGGGATTCTCCAGGCCTTACCCAACACAGCCCTCTGGGATCGCCTCAAACAAGAGCATCGCTTAGTAGAAAGCAATAGCCCTCTGACCGGGGATCAAAATACTCTGATGAACTTTATCCCGACTCGCCCCGTAGCGGATATTGCTCGGGAATATGTTTCTGGTTTTTGGACAATGTACGAACCCAGACATTACCTCAGACGCTGTTTATACCAATGCCTCCAGATTCGTTCCCCCCAAAATCGGAAACAGGTGATGCAATTTTCCCTGAGTCAAGGCCTGCGACTGATCATGCAACTCATTTGGCATCAAGGGCTACGCCGGTCGGAAATTCGGGGGCAGTTTTGGGTACAACTTTGGATTATTATCTCCAAAAAGCCAGAAGTGTTGCATCTCTATCTTGGCCTCTGTGCTGCTGGGGAACATTTTTGGGACTATCGGGAATTAGCCCGCCAACGCCTGACCCAACAGTTGGGCTATGACCCAATCGCAGTAAATTTTTCTACGTAA